In Brassica napus cultivar Da-Ae chromosome A3, Da-Ae, whole genome shotgun sequence, the sequence CCACCTTCAACTCTCTCCGCCTTGGAAGGTCCACTCAGTCCATTGTTGGTCGGCTCATCCGATTCTAGGATTCCAGGCACATTAACAAGAATTGAGAGTTTATGGGCATCACCATTCTCCTCCTTGATGAactggtgatgattgtttctaacttattttttttatcactttAACTCTGCTTTGCTTattctttgttcatatatgaAACGTGTcttcatctttttgttttggttttgtctaTGGGTTTTTGTATGAACAACTAAtgatttttctctgtttttcttacAGGATTCTGTGATCTACGGTTTCATCCCTGCAATCtccaaacaaaacaagaaaactgaatgaattatgtttttagcaaccgaatctaaaagaaataaaagacatcttacttaacaaattaaaaccttttcttttgcagatttcgacgacgacgacgaagcATCCGAGGACCAACGACAATGGAATGATGCGGACGAAGCCTAAGTAAACTCCTCTTCAATAAAGCATCACACTATTATCGCTCCCCAATCTCACAAACTTAAGCTCTAATCATGCCAGGGATCCCACAGGTGATGCTGTCCCGACGacggagaaaaaaaagaaggataacctaacgttttttttttcagtttttaagtTCAAATCATGTTTTAGACATAGAGCCCAACATAATTTGAACCCAAACATTTTAAACCCACAATTACTTTTTCATAATGTAAAAACATCAACTTtcgtttatgttttgttaaactattttaatctttatgttttgttaaactatttCACACAAGGGGCAGATCTCCTTAGAAGGGGAGCCACTCGCCACGATGCTTCCAGTTTCACCATTCTTGAAACTCTTATGAACCACAAAGCCAATATAAGAGCTCTGTTTCAATCCAACGGCTGAATTTTGTCACATACCACCGCTAAGCCTGAAGAGGAAAGAGAAGTGGAGTGCTGCGTTTTGGAAGATGGTTACTTGGAGTttacaagatgaagatggaACCCGTGACGAGGAAGACAAGGAGAAGTGTTACTTGGAATATCCTAACGTTGAGGATGTAGACAATGTGTGATCTTAGCGATGAAGATTAGTGTAGCTTTAATATATGCTACTACGGTCCTTGAGCTCCCTAACAAGTACTAGCAAACCAGATTGTTTGTTTTCAAAGGGGGGTGGGCTCAGATTTAGAGATCTTCAAGATTTTAATACAAGCTCGCTAAACAATTCTGGCGATTGCTAGACAAACCAGATTGTTTGTTTTCAAAGGTTTTTAAAGGATGATATTTTTGAAATACTGATCCTTTGGACGAACACAGATCATATTCATCCTGTTATGGGTGGAGAAGTATCTGCTCAcctagatctctggttaaaaAAGGGCTAATCAAAAGAGAGAGAATAGGATAATCTATCTCTGTATAGACAATTCCGTGGATCCCCGCTCGTCGCCCGAGGTCAGCAATACCAAAAACAAATACTCAATTTTTAAATCCTTCTTTAAAGGTGGAACATCTCATCAACCCGGTTGATTGTTCATGGAATGTGGATTTGCTTAATGCATATATACATCCTGACGATGTGAAACTCATTAGAGGTTTAGCAGTAAGTAGATCTAAAAAACTAGACACAGTGGGATGGAGTTTTACGGAGTCTGGTAAATCAGGTTTTAGAGTTGAATATTTATACCCAGATAGAATTCaaagaataaattattttggaCCAAATGTAAAACCTCTGTTAGCTTTTTCTTGGAAACTGAAGTGTCCTCTAAAGTTGAGACATTTTGTGTGGCAAATTCTATCTGGTACGCTACCAGTTTCAAAGAATCTTAAAACTCGGGGGGTCGATTGTGATACATGTTGTAGTATGTGTGGGGCAGAAGAGGAGTCCACTTACCATGTATTTTTTGAGTGTCCACCAGCACTACAAAAAGGGGCACTCTCTAGAATTCCTTCCTCTCCGACGATTTTTCCATCTTCCTCGTTTTCACCAGTATGGATTATCTATTTTGGAGACTGCCAAAAGAGGAGGATCTTAGCTATTTCCcgtggatattatggtatatttggaaggccaGAAATGATAAGATATACTCAAAAAAGGATGGAAACCCACAGGAGATATTGCGGTTGGCTGATGTGGAAAGTAAGATTTGGATGGAGGCTCAGTTAACTATGAACCGCACTTCTGAGAATTCCCATAGTGGGAGCTTACAACAACCTGTTTGTCTAGCCTTGGAAGATACTAGAGTTTGTTATATTGATGGGGCTTGGAAAGAGGAAGAAATATTTACGGGACAAGGGTGATTCTGTAGAAAGATTGGCTCGACATATGTTATGATGGGGGCAATGAATCTTTGTAGGAGTTTGTCAACTTTGCATGCTGAGAGTGAAGCACTAATTTAGGCAGtggagtgcatgaagaccctCCAGTTCTCTGATGTAGTTTTTGCGATGGATTGTTCTCAACTGTTGAAGATGGTGTCGATACCTGAAAAATGTCATGGTTTCTCTACACACATGGAATGATTCAACCCCAGTAAGATTGTCTTCCTTCACTTCCACATCAAACATATTCCTAGAGCACAAAACACTTTGGCGGACAAGCTTGCACGTGGTGCGAAGAGTTCTCCTTCATCTATGCTTTATGTCGATTCAGTCCTACCGGTTTGGCTTGCTGGACCGGTTGGAGGTTCTTCGTAGTTTCTAAatgatgttgtcaaaaaaatgtATGTAATAATgacaaattgtaaatttcaaacaTTAATTGTATCTACTGAACTTTGATTGGTTAAAAGTCATAGGAAATAgttaaacaaagaaaacaatgcatttattatcaaaattttacatattttcttaataaatatgaaaactttagaatatacattattttgaaacataagGGAAGGAGTATTTAACAACAATAAACCGAAGGAGTTTGAACTTTCCATTATGgttcttatttttctttatttttgtttcttgtctttttttttaacaaatttttttttaacgacataataatttttttttgtttcttgtctAAAATGTTTCTTTTAcacttcttttattttatttttcagcacgcatctttttttgtaactatatttgcttaacaattcttttttttttcacttaacAATTCTTCTTATCACATAACAAAAAGAAACCTCTAGGCTCCAAGAAgaagggggtgattggttgggatTTAGCAAGTgactttagctttaatttttatctacagCTTTAAAATCACCAATCATGATTTACATTActttttaaagctacaaccaaaaaattaaagctacagccaaaaaacaaaaaaaactagctATAAAAGtcttattttctaaagctcCATCTTTTTAGCTGTAGGAAATTTTAAAGGTACAGCTCTTAAAGCTAAATCAAAAAATCCTACAGACAAAATTCTAAAGTAAATTTCTAAAGTTACAACTCAACCAATCACCCCCGAAACTTCGAATCTTCCTAACTACAGTttataccaattttaaaaattacctcaaaagaaaaaaaaaatccatctgCATTACTAATTACGAGCGAGGAGAGGATCAAAACGATGTAGATAAAATAGTATTTACCCATGTCTACTCGAATTAAAGACCACATCAAACACTACAGAAAACATTGTATCATATCATACCAAAGTCAGGTAACTCGAGATCTAAAAATTCGAACTTGGTGGTCAAATTTGAAATCTTTGCACATGCATATAAAGAAAAGCAAAACACAATTCGATACTTTGTTGTCAATTCTTTTCTTCCCAGACTGAAATACCCATTACACTTTCCAAGGTATCTTTTGCTTTGTATTAGCTATACCACAtacgtttttttttacttttagtttACTACATAAGCCTCACAACCCACAACACAATTCATACTATTTCCTATTAATTCCACAAAAATGCATAACAAGATTGGCTCTCTACCGGTCAGATCCGATCCATCAGCCCGGCCTATATCCCGTCACAACTCAACGAGCTACATTGATCGGGTCAAAGAAAGCCTTACAACAAGAGTGTCCAAATTCATATGCGCTATTTTCTTAACGGTTTTGCTATGTTTAAGCATTGTTTTTTTCATCTTATGGATCAATCTACGTCCTCATCGACCCCGTTTCCACATCAGCGAGTTCTCTCTCCCCGGTTTGGGCAACACTGACGGTTTCGAGACCTCCCATATAAGCTTCAAGATAACGGCTCATAACCCAAACAAAAAAGTTAGTGTTTACTATGATTCCATGGAAGGATCCGTTTACTACAAAGAGAAACGGGTCGGGTCGACTAAACTCACTCACCCATTGTACCAGGACCCGAAGAACATGAGTTTGATCGAAGGAGTCTTACGTGGGCCCACAATGACGGTGAATAAGGACCGTTGGAAGCAGATGGGACGAGACAGGAATCAAGGGAAGGTGGTGTTTCGTTTGGATGTAGTGTCCGTGATACGGTTTAAGGTGTACACTTGGCACAGTAAAAGGCATAGGATGCACGCAAACTGTTATGTTGAGGTCGGCTGGGATGGCATGTTGCTGAGCCAGACCAAAGACAAGAGATGTCCGGTTTATTTCACTTAACCAAATGTGACACAATAATGatttgaacctttttttttcttttttattaatatgattcCAATTTGATTAGTTCAACATATCGGCTGTATTCTAAACATTTCTTCTAAATGATTCcaaaaattatcctaaaatgatGGTTCATGTGTATTTAGTTTAGGTGTCACATTTTGATTGGCATGATGACCTGTACAAATTCTTATAGCCATCCTATAATTCAACGTCaatgtttatatatttgtgCCTAATGATTTGCACCATTTACGCGCTTATGTTTATGTGAGTCATGTTGTttgatttataattaatattataaggACTAGGTGatgacccgcgccttgcgcggagtGAACgaactaaaagaaaataaaattttgattaatgtcttaaaaagataaaaaaataatagtaacaaATAATTCATGTTATATGACACAATGCTGTAACtttttatatacatatcaatGAAAACAAACAGTTTGGACTTTCCGATTTATTGTGTTATCAAGATTAaacgaaaaaataataattaagagtATTAAGATTCTTAGTAGACTCATATGTTATAGTTTTTCACAATTTCATATTGTTTCGCCGAATCCCTAAAAATAGTAGATGGATAAATGTAATATCTAAAAATAGTAGAAGGATAAATGTAATCTGCTAAAAATAATAGTTGCCAAATTAAGTGGGTAGATCAATATGGGCTATTATTTCAGATGGACTACTTGAAATGTTTcgttttatacaaaatattgtccttgatatatatattgtcaAAATTGTTAGGGTTGACAATTGTTAGGATTTAGATGTTTGAAATTAGAAGAGATAAATGCAATCTGATACTGTAGCTAGAAGTTTagtgtgatatatatatagtcacaaTTGTTAGGGTTTAGACCGCCTCAATTCAATCCGAGAATCACTCCGAGAAATTCCTTATTATTTGATTCCAAGtgaaaattttggaaagtaATAATTggaaggaaacaaaatataggaaataataaagtaaattatATTTGATTATATAACTTAACCGGattcgatttttatataaaaattagaataaatgtCTGCCACCATtaatgttaattttgaaattaaaatttttagttcTTAAGTTAAGGGATTGCATATAATTTAATATGTATATCCTTTTGAATACAATCCGTCATataaatgttaatatatatatatatgaaaaactaAATTGAGACCATCAAGTTTAAACAGTTCGAAATTGTCTCAAGAAGTTGTTATAACATCAGTTTATGCTTGGAATGGAAAGAGTGAGACTAAAGATTGATGTTTATAAAGAAGTACTGATGTTTTATCGATCCTACATTGCCCAAGATTATATAGGAAATGTATTTAACTACATTTAAGGAAAAGCTTTAGAATCACacatttattctatttttaaacaAATGTAGAATTGGTTCTGACTTGCCTAAAATATTCATGTGATCACATAATTTAGTCTATTCTTGTCTTAGAATTAATGCCACATATATGTTTAGTGTACAATTAATGGCAAGTTTTATTAGTAAACTATTTATACAATAAAAGATTGTGATCATGTTAATACATACATTTTTTCTAATTTCCATACAATAATAGGTTTGACTCCTTCACAAACCTTCAATCACATTAATAGAGAAATGTATGGacgaaattaatatatattctctcaaaaatccatttttatatttgacAACCCAGTATGTATAAGATTAAGCATGCTGTTAaccatatataatacatatataaacaaatgAAGGAATATATTATGGTTTTCCCTTATAGTTAATATCATATAACTTTGCAAAGTAAGAAATCCATCTTACCtttagattaaataatttatccaATTATCATTGTACCAAAGAAACAAACTATATGAAACAATTTATAAACTTGTTTATGTTTCTATTAACCAAAATTTACGAATCATTGATTTACTATATAACAAAACCACTGAAAATGTTTTGTTTCAAGGATCAAATAAGACAATGTTCACATAGTATAATAGATTTGTGACACTTTTCATACCTTTGAGAAAATAAGATATGTGACAATGTTGACAtactataatatatactatctgataataaatattttattatgttttttttgaacCGATCTTGGTTTTAGTAAATAGTCCATAACCGTTAGCATAAGTGAAATTCATTTTTGTGTCAAGCACCGCAATAATAAAATGTTCACATGATATAATAgataattgaatatttttatattgtactAAGGTATAACAAAATGGTTTAATGTTTGGTAAAGACAAACAAAATGGTTATTGCGGGTAGAATTAATTTCCTTTAGCGTAAGTTGAATTTATTACCGCACGAAACATATAGTATACTAACTTAGTAGTTTTAATAAGTAGTGGCATTACATGTAATTAATCTAGGTAAAGAAGGGCTATTAATTATTGGATGTGAGAGAGATTCTTATGATGACACTAAGGGTCCAACTGGTGACACCAATTGAGGAAAAAAATTGCAGGGAATACTATGTTCCTCTCAGTTCCCGTCTTTTGTTACCAGTTAAAGGGAAATTTTATTACTTGTAGGAATTAGAAATTCCCCCACGTTCCTTTTCTTATGAGGAATATAGTGTAAATATATTCCATGTCAAATTAGATAAGGAATCAAAAGGAAAActataaaaatggtaaaaaatatatattaatatgttaatgtaccaaataaatttatagaaaactGACATTTTAAACCAACTTCTCAATGTACGTAGGTTTGTCTTCTTCTATATAACACTAGTTCATCAAGCTTTTTCTTCATATAACCCTAATACATCTAGAAACAAGAGAAGCAGGTAAACTATacttttaagattatttattttgtgtataagAAAAAACACACGCACTGATCAGTGTTGGTTAATAATAAAACTTGtttcatgttttatattatagCTATCATGTCAACTCCAAGAAATCAAAACGGAGCACGTCGTGGACGTAAGTCAAACAATGAGGCAAGAACCACAATCGATGGTGAAACCACTCGTGAAGGCCAGGtaattatgttatataattttttctgcAGTAATGAGCTGTATAAATGAGATATTTTAAGTTAACAACTAGAAATATGTACTTTAGTATCTGTGGAAAGACAAAAATTGTCAAGTTATGCTTGAACTTGTCATTGCGGAGTTAAGAGCAGGAGACTACCGTAGTAGAATGCCCGATGCTGCTGCTAAGAAAAGAATTGAGAACAAATACTTTGAGTTGGTGGGAGAAAAGATTTGTTGGGATCCAGAAATAACTAACAAAATTGGTTACCTGCGTAAACTATGGAGTATCAATGGTCAACTGATGAAACGCACTGGAGTTGCAGTTGATCAATCTACTGGACAGATAGATATGATGCAAACTTGGTGGGCTGATCGGATTGCAGTAAGTCTTTATGCATATACAATTAACTATGTTCTTATTAAAAATCTAGTAACCTACATTTTTATGGTTATCTCTGTAGGAATATGGAAATAAAGGAAAATTTGTTAGCGTGTTGCAAAAAAAACCGTTGCCGTTCAAAGATTTGCTAGACCAAATTtttggtgaacatgatgttgAGCAAGATGAACGTTATTCTCCGCATATGCTTGGCCAACATATCCAGCAGATTCAGCCTTCTTTGCCTAGCAATGATGACACGGTATTTGACCAAATGCAAGAAGATCAAAGTGTTGAACAAATTGCAGATGCGACTAACGATCAAGGATCCCAACCGCCAACTCGAAGAACATCAGCCCGTCGCcctccaagaagaagaagtagttTTGAAACACAGGTTGAGAGTGGATTTCAACGTGTAATAGATACTCGGCAAGATATTTTGGAAGAATTACGGTCACGAAAAGTTCAAAA encodes:
- the LOC106352234 gene encoding uncharacterized protein LOC106352234 isoform X2 produces the protein MHNKIGSLPVRSDPSARPISRHNSTSYIDRVKESLTTRVSKFICAIFLTVLLCLSIVFFILWINLRPHRPRFHISEFSLPGLGNTDGFETSHISFKITAHNPNKKDPKNMSLIEGVLRGPTMTVNKDRWKQMGRDRNQGKVVFRLDVVSVIRFKVYTWHSKRHRMHANCYVEVGWDGMLLSQTKDKRCPVYFT
- the LOC106352234 gene encoding NDR1/HIN1-like protein 26 isoform X1 yields the protein MHNKIGSLPVRSDPSARPISRHNSTSYIDRVKESLTTRVSKFICAIFLTVLLCLSIVFFILWINLRPHRPRFHISEFSLPGLGNTDGFETSHISFKITAHNPNKKVSVYYDSMEGSVYYKEKRVGSTKLTHPLYQDPKNMSLIEGVLRGPTMTVNKDRWKQMGRDRNQGKVVFRLDVVSVIRFKVYTWHSKRHRMHANCYVEVGWDGMLLSQTKDKRCPVYFT